In Archangium lipolyticum, the following are encoded in one genomic region:
- the nrfD gene encoding NrfD/PsrC family molybdoenzyme membrane anchor subunit → MAEQASETPTKDPLEPVPLIEGAQSAESLTASLLRPIERKPGLIFWALLLLTLGGTGLFLLAVTVTLVRGIGAWGNNIPVAWAFGIIDFVWWIGFGHAGTLISAILVLFQQKWRASVNRFAEAMTLFAVIQAALFPALHMGRPWVAYWLVPYPNTMRIWPNFRSSLPWDMVAITTYFTVSLLFWYLGLLPDLAAARDRATTPRRQFWYGVFSLGWTGSARHWHHWRAGYLLLAGLATPLVLSVHTIVSFDFAIAQVPGWHSTIFPPYFVAGAIFSGLALVLTLLLPVRGSLGLNHVITDRHVDILCKLLLVTGMMVSYGYLQEHFFAWYSGDEYEMASYADKRTGTWAWLFWFQMFSNVLLPHVFWFEKARKNLVVVWFAALAVDVGMWVERFTIIVPSLAHDFLPRSWEGYSPTWVDLSLLGGSMCFFGLLFLLFLKFIPSVSITEVKELHHELKEELAAKEERERTESPLREKEA, encoded by the coding sequence ATGGCTGAGCAGGCTTCGGAGACGCCGACGAAGGACCCACTGGAGCCCGTGCCGCTCATCGAGGGGGCGCAGAGCGCGGAGAGCCTCACGGCCTCACTGCTGAGGCCCATCGAGCGCAAGCCGGGACTCATCTTCTGGGCGCTGCTGCTCCTCACTCTGGGAGGAACGGGACTCTTCCTGCTGGCCGTCACGGTGACGCTGGTGAGGGGGATCGGGGCATGGGGCAACAACATCCCGGTGGCGTGGGCGTTCGGGATCATCGACTTCGTGTGGTGGATTGGCTTTGGCCACGCGGGAACACTCATCTCGGCGATCCTGGTGTTGTTCCAGCAGAAGTGGCGGGCGTCGGTGAACCGGTTCGCCGAGGCGATGACGCTCTTCGCGGTGATACAGGCGGCGCTGTTCCCGGCGCTGCACATGGGGAGACCGTGGGTGGCGTACTGGCTGGTGCCGTACCCGAACACGATGCGCATCTGGCCGAACTTCCGCAGCTCGCTGCCGTGGGACATGGTGGCCATCACCACGTACTTCACGGTGTCGCTGCTGTTCTGGTACCTGGGGCTGCTGCCGGACCTGGCGGCGGCGCGCGACCGTGCCACCACGCCGAGGAGACAGTTCTGGTACGGGGTGTTCTCGCTGGGGTGGACGGGCTCGGCGAGACACTGGCACCACTGGCGGGCGGGGTACCTGCTGCTGGCGGGGCTGGCGACGCCGCTGGTGCTCAGCGTGCACACCATCGTGAGCTTCGACTTCGCCATTGCGCAGGTGCCGGGGTGGCACTCGACCATCTTCCCGCCGTACTTCGTGGCGGGAGCCATCTTCTCGGGCCTGGCGCTGGTGCTGACGCTGCTGCTGCCGGTGCGAGGCTCACTGGGACTGAACCACGTGATTACGGACAGGCACGTGGACATCCTGTGCAAGCTGCTGCTGGTGACGGGGATGATGGTGTCCTACGGCTACCTGCAGGAGCACTTCTTCGCCTGGTACAGCGGGGACGAGTACGAGATGGCGTCGTACGCGGACAAACGCACGGGCACATGGGCGTGGCTGTTCTGGTTCCAGATGTTCTCGAACGTGCTGTTGCCGCACGTGTTCTGGTTCGAGAAGGCACGGAAGAACCTGGTGGTGGTGTGGTTCGCGGCGCTGGCGGTGGACGTGGGCATGTGGGTGGAGCGCTTCACGATCATCGTGCCGTCGCTGGCGCACGACTTCCTGCCGAGGAGCTGGGAGGGGTACTCGCCCACGTGGGTGGACCTGAGCCTGCTGGGCGGTTCCATGTGCTTCTTCGGGCTGTTGTTCCTGCTGTTCCTGAAATTCATCCCCTCGGTGTCCATCACGGAGGTGAAGGAGCTGCACCACGAGCTGAAGGAGGAGCTGGCGGCGAAGGAGGAGCGGGAGCGCACGGAGAGCCCCCTGAGGGAGAAGGAGGCCTGA
- a CDS encoding DUF3341 domain-containing protein, with translation MRYWVVGEFGSGAEAKKALGRLRELGHAREKLDAFTPYPVEGMDEVLGLKPSPIRGFAFVAGLSGAALGYAVQWWTNAVDWPLNVGNRPLNAGPAFIPITFETMVLFAALTIFFGLMWLFRFPRPHHPLFELETFRTASTGGFWVSVTTERREETEALLSALRELKARNTSVVEEAQ, from the coding sequence ATGCGCTACTGGGTGGTGGGAGAGTTCGGCTCGGGGGCCGAGGCGAAGAAGGCGCTCGGGAGGCTGCGCGAGCTGGGGCACGCGCGGGAGAAGCTGGATGCCTTCACGCCCTACCCGGTGGAGGGAATGGACGAGGTGTTGGGGCTGAAGCCCTCGCCCATCCGGGGCTTCGCGTTCGTGGCGGGGCTGAGCGGGGCGGCGCTGGGGTACGCGGTGCAGTGGTGGACGAACGCGGTGGACTGGCCGCTCAACGTGGGAAACCGCCCGTTGAACGCGGGGCCGGCGTTCATTCCCATCACGTTCGAGACGATGGTGCTGTTCGCGGCGCTGACCATCTTCTTCGGGCTGATGTGGCTGTTCCGCTTCCCGAGGCCGCACCATCCGCTCTTCGAGCTGGAGACCTTCCGGACGGCGTCCACGGGAGGCTTCTGGGTGAGCGTGACGACGGAGCGGCGGGAGGAGACGGAGGCGCTGCTGAGCGCCCTGCGTGAGCTGAAGGCGCGAAACACCTCGGTGGTGGAGGAGGCGCAATGA
- a CDS encoding c-type cytochrome yields the protein MKRLLLTVTVTVTVTVTVTQLLSGCSVDWQGWAGMKDQPKALPYRESEFFADDRAMRQPPAGTVPRDRRGKDRFFLLGKDGPDGGFVEGNPLTLTREVVESGGESFEVYCAVCHGILGDGRAQVARNMGLRQPPSLLDLPPHPDGYYYEVISRGFGLMPGYEDKLTPEQRWAVVAYVRALQGSQRARLEDVPPEARPLLLKEGTP from the coding sequence ATGAAGCGACTCCTCCTGACGGTGACGGTGACGGTGACGGTGACGGTGACGGTGACGCAGCTGCTGTCCGGCTGCTCGGTGGACTGGCAGGGCTGGGCGGGGATGAAGGATCAACCCAAGGCGCTGCCGTACCGGGAGAGCGAGTTCTTCGCGGACGACCGTGCGATGCGCCAGCCGCCGGCGGGGACGGTGCCGAGGGACAGGAGGGGGAAGGACCGGTTCTTCCTGCTGGGGAAGGACGGGCCGGATGGCGGCTTCGTGGAGGGCAATCCGCTGACGCTGACGCGGGAGGTGGTGGAGAGCGGAGGGGAGTCGTTCGAGGTCTACTGCGCGGTGTGCCACGGCATCCTGGGGGACGGGAGGGCGCAGGTAGCGCGGAACATGGGGCTGAGACAGCCGCCGTCGCTGCTGGACCTGCCGCCACATCCGGACGGCTACTACTACGAGGTGATCAGCCGGGGGTTCGGGCTGATGCCGGGGTACGAGGACAAGCTGACGCCGGAGCAGCGCTGGGCGGTGGTGGCGTACGTGAGGGCGCTGCAGGGGAGCCAGAGGGCGAGGCTGGAGGACGTGCCGCCCGAGGCGAGACCCTTGCTGTTGAAGGAGGGGACGCCGTGA
- the coxB gene encoding cytochrome c oxidase subunit II produces the protein MEELFRKSLFLPEQASSIAKDVDHLHYAIITAALVMAALIFGFAAYCLIRFRRRSETDVTPRVQGTLGWELLFVGVPLTTFLVWFYIGYHDFIRMQTPPPEAMDVYVVAKQWMWKFTYPEGPNAIGVLRVPVGKPVRLLLTSRDVIHSFYVPAFRIKQDAIPGAYTQTWFEVTKPGSYRVMCAEYCGLKHSEMWAEVVALSEADWDAWMKEQRKGLVALKDASPSGPEREESGIPARRAARYDAQEPHGELMYAERGTLPERGERLAAERGCLKCHSVDGTAHIGPTWLDLYGRRERLTTGETVVADEAYLTESMMKPQDRLVEGFEPVMPSYQGQLGAAEVAALLEYIKTLRSARLENTRSEGPVYEPGGGK, from the coding sequence CTGGAGGAACTCTTCCGCAAGAGCCTGTTCCTGCCGGAGCAGGCGTCGAGCATCGCGAAGGACGTGGACCACCTGCACTACGCGATCATCACGGCGGCGCTGGTGATGGCGGCGCTGATCTTCGGGTTCGCGGCGTACTGCCTCATCCGGTTCCGGAGACGTTCGGAGACGGACGTGACGCCGAGGGTGCAGGGGACGCTGGGGTGGGAGTTGCTGTTCGTGGGGGTACCGCTGACGACGTTCCTGGTGTGGTTCTACATCGGGTACCACGACTTCATCCGGATGCAGACGCCGCCGCCGGAGGCGATGGACGTGTACGTGGTGGCGAAGCAGTGGATGTGGAAGTTCACGTATCCGGAGGGGCCCAACGCCATCGGGGTGTTGAGGGTGCCGGTGGGGAAGCCGGTGAGGCTGCTGCTGACGAGCAGGGACGTCATCCACTCGTTCTACGTGCCGGCATTTCGCATCAAACAGGACGCGATACCTGGGGCGTATACGCAGACCTGGTTCGAGGTGACGAAGCCAGGGAGCTACCGGGTGATGTGCGCGGAGTACTGCGGGCTGAAGCACTCGGAGATGTGGGCGGAGGTCGTGGCGCTCTCGGAGGCGGACTGGGACGCGTGGATGAAGGAGCAGAGGAAGGGCCTGGTGGCGCTGAAGGACGCGAGCCCGAGCGGACCGGAGCGTGAGGAGTCGGGAATCCCGGCGCGGCGGGCGGCGAGGTACGACGCACAGGAGCCGCACGGGGAGCTGATGTACGCGGAGAGGGGGACGCTGCCGGAGAGGGGTGAGCGATTGGCGGCGGAGCGGGGGTGCCTGAAGTGCCACTCAGTGGATGGGACGGCGCACATCGGGCCCACGTGGCTGGACCTGTACGGGAGGCGGGAGCGGCTGACGACGGGGGAGACGGTGGTGGCGGACGAGGCGTACCTGACCGAGTCGATGATGAAGCCGCAGGACCGGCTGGTGGAGGGGTTCGAGCCGGTGATGCCGTCGTATCAGGGGCAGCTGGGGGCGGCGGAGGTGGCGGCGCTGCTCGAGTACATCAAGACGTTGAGAAGCGCGCGGCTGGAGAACACCCGTTCGGAGGGGCCCGTGTATGAACCTGGCGGCGGGAAGTAA
- a CDS encoding cbb3-type cytochrome c oxidase subunit I: protein MNLAAGSNQPAITYLNHETTVRSWLLTRDHKRIGVMFLVGVIFALLLGGIFAMALRIELLTPGPTVMAPMTYNRMFTLHGVTMVWLFMIPAIPSAFGNFVLPIMLGAKDVAFPRLNLASFYIYLAGSLLTVFGMLWSGADTGWTFYTPYSTVSPTTVTPILMGVFIIGFSTIITGLNFITTVHTLRAPGMHWTRIPLFVWTIYGTSVIQVVATPVLGMVLLLVAAERVLGMGIFDPSRGGDPVLFQHMFWFYSHPAVYIMVLPAMGVITEVVCAYSRKNIFGYKMVAASTFGIAFVGFFTWGHHMFVSGQSTFGSGVFGVLSMLVAIFTAIKIFNWVATLYGGSIDLKVPLLYVLGFIFLLMFGGMTGVAVATTSLDVHWHDTYFVVAHFHYIMVGAVLMAFLAALHYWWPKMFGRLYPERWSFLAAMTIIFGFIVTFLPQFLLGNMGMPRRYYEYPREMQWLHVLSTAGASLLAFGFGLIAIYLLWSLRYGAEAPVNAWGSRGYEWYSGSPPVPHNFTEAPRFEREVHDYTVAEVPRVY from the coding sequence ATGAACCTGGCGGCGGGAAGTAATCAACCGGCGATCACCTATCTCAACCATGAGACGACGGTGAGGTCGTGGCTGCTGACGCGCGACCACAAGCGCATCGGGGTGATGTTCCTGGTGGGGGTGATCTTCGCGTTGCTGCTGGGCGGCATCTTCGCGATGGCGCTGCGGATTGAGTTGCTGACCCCGGGGCCGACGGTGATGGCCCCGATGACGTACAACCGGATGTTCACCCTGCACGGGGTGACGATGGTGTGGCTGTTCATGATTCCGGCGATTCCCTCGGCGTTCGGCAACTTCGTATTGCCGATCATGCTGGGGGCGAAGGACGTGGCATTCCCGAGGCTGAACCTGGCGTCGTTCTACATCTACCTGGCGGGATCTCTGCTGACGGTGTTCGGGATGCTGTGGAGCGGAGCGGACACGGGGTGGACGTTCTACACGCCGTACAGCACGGTCTCACCGACGACGGTGACACCCATCTTGATGGGGGTGTTCATCATCGGGTTCTCGACGATCATCACGGGGCTGAACTTCATCACGACGGTGCACACGCTGAGGGCGCCGGGGATGCACTGGACGCGGATACCGCTGTTCGTGTGGACGATCTACGGCACGTCGGTGATCCAGGTGGTGGCGACGCCGGTGTTGGGGATGGTGTTGCTGCTGGTGGCGGCGGAGCGGGTGCTGGGGATGGGGATCTTCGACCCGTCGCGAGGGGGAGATCCGGTGCTGTTCCAGCACATGTTCTGGTTCTACTCACACCCGGCGGTCTACATCATGGTGTTGCCGGCGATGGGGGTGATCACCGAGGTGGTGTGTGCGTACAGCCGGAAGAACATCTTTGGCTACAAGATGGTGGCGGCGAGCACGTTTGGGATTGCGTTCGTGGGGTTCTTCACGTGGGGGCACCACATGTTCGTGTCGGGCCAGTCGACGTTCGGGTCCGGGGTGTTCGGGGTGCTGAGCATGCTGGTGGCGATCTTCACGGCGATCAAGATCTTCAACTGGGTGGCGACGCTGTATGGGGGGTCGATCGATCTGAAGGTGCCATTGCTGTACGTGTTGGGGTTCATCTTCCTTTTGATGTTTGGAGGGATGACGGGGGTAGCGGTGGCGACGACGTCGTTGGACGTGCACTGGCACGACACGTACTTCGTGGTGGCGCACTTCCACTACATCATGGTGGGGGCGGTGCTGATGGCGTTCCTTGCGGCGCTGCACTACTGGTGGCCGAAGATGTTCGGGAGGCTGTATCCGGAGCGTTGGTCGTTCCTGGCGGCGATGACGATCATCTTCGGGTTCATCGTGACGTTCCTGCCGCAGTTCCTGTTGGGGAACATGGGGATGCCGCGGAGGTACTACGAGTACCCGAGGGAGATGCAGTGGCTGCACGTGCTGAGCACTGCGGGGGCGTCGTTGTTGGCGTTCGGGTTCGGGCTGATCGCCATCTACCTGCTGTGGTCGCTGAGGTACGGGGCGGAGGCGCCGGTGAACGCATGGGGTTCGAGGGGGTACGAGTGGTACAGCGGGTCTCCCCCGGTGCCGCACAACTTCACGGAGGCGCCGAGGTTCGAGCGGGAGGTGCACGACTACACGGTAGCGGAGGTGCCGCGTGTCTACTGA
- a CDS encoding cytochrome c oxidase subunit 3 family protein, producing the protein MSTESSPWEEHFGSRENQSQAAQLGMWIFLGSEVLLFTNLFVGYAVYRYYYPEVFVEASKHLKADWAMVQTLLLVTSSLFVVLAVHAIRQGRQLQTVLVLVLAIGMGLGFLGIKGWEYWEHWKEGALPGEYYRLAEVPERGGSLFFTLYFLLTGLHAIHMLVALGLLGWLVWGALTGKYTAEYHIPVEVGGLYWHLVDIFWLFIFPLLYLVE; encoded by the coding sequence GTGTCTACTGAGAGCTCACCGTGGGAGGAGCATTTCGGGAGCAGGGAGAACCAGAGCCAGGCGGCGCAGCTGGGGATGTGGATCTTCCTGGGTTCGGAGGTGTTGCTGTTCACGAACCTGTTCGTTGGGTACGCGGTGTACCGGTACTACTACCCGGAGGTGTTCGTCGAGGCGAGCAAGCACCTGAAGGCGGACTGGGCGATGGTGCAGACGCTGTTGTTGGTGACGAGCAGCCTGTTCGTGGTGTTGGCGGTGCACGCCATCCGGCAGGGGAGACAATTACAGACGGTGCTGGTGTTGGTATTGGCGATCGGGATGGGGCTGGGGTTCCTGGGGATCAAGGGGTGGGAGTACTGGGAGCACTGGAAGGAGGGGGCGCTGCCAGGGGAGTACTACCGGCTGGCGGAAGTGCCGGAGCGAGGGGGGAGCCTGTTCTTCACGTTGTATTTCCTGCTCACGGGGCTGCACGCGATCCACATGTTGGTGGCGCTGGGGCTGTTGGGGTGGCTGGTGTGGGGAGCGCTGACAGGGAAATACACAGCCGAGTACCACATCCCGGTGGAGGTAGGAGGGCTGTACTGGCACCTGGTGGACATCTTCTGGCTGTTCATCTTCCCACTGCTGTACCTGGTGGAGTGA
- a CDS encoding cytochrome C oxidase subunit IV family protein: MAEEKKKSAWGYVVVWGALTVLTVATWVLGTKLKLGAFSLPVALGLAVMKTVLVAMFFMHLVEQPGARRVVLPVSAVFLCLLLGVTLLEVMTRIRMSRPDGIEEELEPRRPESTRTAPPGSGSKRLMGN; encoded by the coding sequence ATGGCGGAGGAGAAGAAGAAGTCCGCGTGGGGTTACGTGGTGGTGTGGGGAGCGCTGACGGTACTGACAGTGGCGACGTGGGTATTGGGGACGAAGCTGAAGCTGGGAGCGTTCTCGTTGCCGGTGGCGTTGGGGTTGGCGGTGATGAAGACGGTGCTGGTGGCGATGTTCTTCATGCACCTGGTGGAGCAGCCGGGGGCGAGGAGGGTGGTGTTGCCAGTATCAGCGGTGTTCCTGTGCCTGCTCTTGGGAGTGACGTTGTTGGAGGTGATGACGAGGATCCGGATGTCGAGACCGGACGGAATCGAGGAGGAGCTGGAGCCGAGGAGGCCGGAGTCGACGAGGACGGCACCACCGGGGAGCGGGTCCAAGCGCTTGATGGGGAACTGA
- a CDS encoding DUF3396 domain-containing protein translates to MSERYPKIRLRTEFGGYLVHEGLRLDFYMRRRHTEMARAVMRSLDAYLDAVGSENLGFYVDDEGDFQLLDAEGWALTRRKLLEARWPRVILGEAREVGPQRYHFEYYGRRLDDPTWRRSEKYACVASFWLSTEYLEEQGPGRVRALALELAAPLPFCSGNAGLAFLGLNDAVGVTKEIQDRCFRYPGMDIPDVALYSYNIGTRVRGPSWLTFLGQPVLGELGGAAALRARLRSPDTTVQELDGERAVVTLGEWPEAGDTEQGRTLPAYRELARVLEPWLYEGPLPESQFRPEDRRRWERRFLDGL, encoded by the coding sequence GTGAGCGAGCGTTACCCGAAAATCCGCCTTCGTACGGAGTTCGGCGGCTATCTGGTGCATGAGGGATTGCGGCTGGACTTCTACATGCGCCGGCGGCACACGGAGATGGCACGGGCGGTGATGCGCTCGCTGGATGCCTACCTGGACGCGGTGGGTTCGGAGAATCTCGGCTTCTACGTGGATGACGAAGGGGACTTTCAGTTACTCGATGCGGAGGGCTGGGCACTCACACGGCGCAAGCTGCTGGAGGCACGTTGGCCGCGAGTCATCCTGGGAGAAGCCAGGGAGGTGGGCCCACAGAGGTACCACTTCGAGTACTACGGCAGACGGCTCGACGACCCTACCTGGAGAAGGTCGGAGAAGTATGCATGCGTGGCATCGTTCTGGCTGTCCACGGAGTACCTGGAGGAGCAGGGACCCGGGCGGGTGCGAGCGCTGGCGTTGGAGCTGGCGGCCCCTCTGCCCTTCTGCTCCGGCAACGCAGGACTGGCTTTCCTGGGTTTGAACGATGCAGTGGGGGTGACGAAGGAGATTCAGGACCGGTGCTTCCGCTACCCGGGCATGGACATTCCCGACGTGGCGCTCTACTCGTACAACATCGGCACACGGGTGCGAGGCCCCTCGTGGCTGACGTTCCTGGGCCAGCCCGTGTTGGGAGAGCTGGGAGGTGCTGCGGCGTTGCGCGCGCGGCTGCGCTCACCGGACACCACGGTGCAGGAATTGGACGGTGAGCGAGCGGTGGTGACGCTGGGGGAGTGGCCGGAAGCGGGAGATACCGAGCAGGGCCGAACACTGCCCGCCTATCGAGAGCTGGCGCGAGTGCTGGAGCCCTGGCTCTACGAGGGGCCCCTGCCCGAGAGCCAATTCCGCCCGGAGGACAGGCGCCGCTGGGAGCGCCGGTTCCTTGACGGACTGTGA
- a CDS encoding DUF3396 domain-containing protein, giving the protein MSERYPRIRLSTESRGYLIYEGLRLDFYMRRPHTEMARAVMRSLDTYVQAVGVENLGFYMDDEGEYWELDPSGWALTRRSLMDDPWPRIILRDARTSGPQRYRFEYYGRRLDDTDRKRSKKYACVASFWLSTEYLEEQGPGRVRALALELAAPLPFCSGNAGLAFLGLNDAVGVTKEIQDRCFRYPGMDIPDVALYSYNIGTRVRGPSWLTFLGQPVLGELGGAAALRARLRSPDTSVHELDGERAVVMLGEWPEAGDTEQGRTLPAYRELARVLEPWLYEGPLPESQFRPEDRRRWERRFLDGA; this is encoded by the coding sequence GTGAGTGAGCGTTACCCGAGAATCCGCCTCAGCACGGAGTCCAGAGGCTATTTGATCTACGAGGGCTTGCGGCTGGACTTCTACATGCGCCGGCCGCATACGGAGATGGCGCGGGCGGTGATGCGCTCGTTGGACACCTACGTGCAAGCGGTGGGCGTGGAGAATCTAGGCTTCTACATGGACGACGAGGGCGAATATTGGGAACTCGACCCGTCTGGCTGGGCACTTACCCGGCGCAGTCTGATGGATGACCCCTGGCCTCGCATCATCTTGAGAGACGCGAGAACGAGTGGTCCGCAGAGGTATCGCTTCGAGTACTACGGCAGACGGCTCGATGACACCGACAGGAAAAGGTCGAAGAAGTATGCATGCGTGGCGTCGTTCTGGCTGTCCACGGAGTACCTGGAGGAGCAGGGACCCGGGCGGGTGCGAGCGCTGGCGTTGGAGCTGGCGGCCCCTCTGCCCTTCTGCTCCGGCAACGCAGGACTGGCCTTCCTGGGTTTGAACGATGCAGTGGGGGTGACGAAGGAGATTCAGGACCGGTGCTTCCGCTACCCGGGCATGGACATTCCCGATGTGGCGCTCTACTCGTACAACATCGGCACGAGGGTGCGCGGCCCCTCGTGGCTGACGTTCCTGGGCCAGCCCGTGTTGGGAGAGCTGGGAGGTGCTGCGGCGTTGCGCGCGCGGCTGCGCTCACCGGACACCTCCGTGCATGAATTGGACGGTGAGCGAGCGGTGGTGATGCTGGGGGAGTGGCCGGAAGCGGGAGATACCGAGCAGGGCCGAACACTGCCCGCCTATCGAGAGCTGGCGCGAGTGCTGGAGCCCTGGCTCTACGAGGGCCCCTTGCCCGAGAGCCAGTTCCGCCCGGAGGACAGGCGCCGTTGGGAACGCCGGTTTCTGGACGGGGCATGA
- a CDS encoding HEAT repeat domain-containing protein, which yields MKRLVLGLALLSGCATTRQPEPPAAPAAAAPASEAPRKPDSVYVFEGVEVFGSRKVPREKLLALITLPAPGTRLDMEKDQQAFVTSLVESKKRLTDAYTFAFIRMSVIQDKNHTMRVTVDLVDAGDEWRMPFSAEPAEEVADPEGLLAAWADYLKTFWRLRSEGAVPEWGMGTCRAPLGCYGGFDHPELAPLEQRFIEGVPRNADALVRVLREDRDGGKRMNALMLLTYLSSPEQLVAAILPSVRDPHEGVRNEVLRRLGSARQASKKPGLVPLDPVLEALWYPLASDRNKAGWTLVHLLEAEETVNRERILQKAGEVLVEMAGMRSELDHEPARKVLARLAGQDFGGDVGAWRHWLALSLGKRCH from the coding sequence ATGAAACGCCTCGTCCTCGGTCTCGCCCTGCTCTCCGGCTGTGCCACCACCCGTCAGCCCGAGCCGCCCGCCGCCCCGGCGGCCGCCGCGCCCGCGTCCGAGGCGCCGCGGAAGCCCGACTCCGTCTACGTGTTCGAGGGTGTGGAAGTCTTCGGCTCGCGCAAGGTGCCCAGGGAGAAGCTGCTCGCGCTCATCACGCTGCCGGCGCCGGGCACGCGTCTGGACATGGAGAAGGACCAACAGGCGTTCGTCACGAGCCTCGTGGAGAGCAAGAAGCGGCTCACCGATGCGTACACCTTCGCGTTCATCCGGATGTCGGTGATCCAGGACAAGAATCACACGATGCGTGTGACGGTGGATTTGGTGGACGCGGGGGACGAATGGCGCATGCCCTTCTCCGCCGAGCCGGCGGAGGAGGTCGCGGATCCGGAGGGCCTGCTCGCGGCCTGGGCGGACTACCTGAAGACATTCTGGAGACTGAGGAGCGAGGGCGCGGTCCCCGAGTGGGGAATGGGCACCTGCCGGGCGCCCCTGGGGTGCTACGGTGGGTTCGATCACCCCGAGCTCGCGCCCCTGGAGCAGCGCTTCATCGAGGGGGTGCCCCGGAACGCCGATGCGCTCGTGCGCGTGCTGCGCGAGGACCGGGACGGCGGCAAGCGCATGAACGCGCTCATGCTGCTGACCTATCTGTCCTCGCCCGAGCAGCTGGTGGCGGCGATCCTCCCGTCGGTGCGGGACCCCCACGAGGGCGTACGCAACGAGGTGCTGCGCCGGCTGGGCTCGGCGAGACAGGCGTCGAAGAAGCCGGGCCTCGTTCCGCTGGATCCGGTGCTCGAGGCGCTCTGGTACCCGCTGGCGTCGGACCGGAACAAGGCGGGCTGGACGCTGGTGCACCTGCTGGAGGCGGAGGAGACGGTGAATCGCGAGCGCATCCTCCAGAAGGCGGGCGAGGTGCTGGTGGAGATGGCGGGGATGCGGTCGGAGCTCGACCACGAGCCGGCGCGCAAGGTGTTGGCGAGACTGGCGGGGCAGGACTTCGGCGGGGACGTGGGGGCCTGGCGCCACTGGTTGGCGCTGTCCCTGGGGAAGCGGTGTCATTAG
- a CDS encoding GNAT family N-acetyltransferase — protein MLTDAKTLPTLETPRLRLRWLTEADVPALFELFSHREVTRYWSWAAYTEVAQAEKLLRAIHAFFAERSLFQWGIARREDDKVVGTCTLSDLSQTHRRASLGYALNRACWGQGYGREAVGRVVEFGFTELELNRVEADVDPRNVASIKVLEELGFQHEGRQRERYIIDGEIQDAVMYGLLRREWRPGSSSR, from the coding sequence ATGCTGACGGATGCGAAGACCCTGCCCACGCTGGAGACGCCCCGCCTGCGGTTGCGCTGGCTGACGGAGGCGGACGTGCCGGCGCTCTTCGAGCTCTTCTCGCACCGGGAGGTGACGCGCTACTGGAGCTGGGCGGCGTATACGGAGGTGGCGCAGGCGGAGAAGTTGCTGCGGGCCATCCACGCGTTCTTCGCCGAGCGCTCGCTGTTCCAGTGGGGCATCGCGCGGCGGGAGGACGACAAGGTGGTGGGCACGTGCACGTTGTCGGATCTGAGCCAGACGCATCGGCGTGCGAGCCTCGGGTACGCGCTGAACCGCGCCTGTTGGGGTCAGGGCTACGGGCGGGAGGCGGTGGGCCGGGTGGTGGAGTTCGGCTTCACGGAGCTGGAGCTGAACCGGGTGGAGGCGGACGTGGACCCGCGCAACGTGGCCTCCATCAAGGTGCTCGAGGAGCTGGGCTTCCAACATGAGGGCCGCCAGCGCGAGCGCTACATCATCGACGGCGAGATTCAGGACGCGGTGATGTACGGGCTGCTGCGGCGGGAGTGGCGGCCGGGTTCCTCCTCGCGGTGA